A genomic window from Tolypothrix sp. PCC 7910 includes:
- a CDS encoding type II toxin-antitoxin system HicB family antitoxin codes for MRYTVVIEKGKTSYGAYVPDLPGCVAVGETLEEVKQMIAEAIEFHIEGMLEEGLSIPHPASIAHEVEVLEPQR; via the coding sequence ATGCGTTATACAGTCGTGATTGAAAAGGGAAAAACTAGCTACGGCGCTTATGTCCCCGATTTACCTGGTTGTGTAGCTGTGGGTGAAACTTTAGAAGAAGTTAAACAAATGATTGCAGAAGCCATTGAATTTCATATCGAGGGAATGCTAGAAGAGGGTTTATCTATTCCCCATCCTGCAAGCATTGCTCATGAAGTAGAAGTTTTAGAACCTCAAAGATAA
- a CDS encoding type II toxin-antitoxin system HicA family toxin, whose product MKVSEVIKRLEADGWYLKRTRGSHRQFKHSDKPGTVTVSGKLSVDVPIGTLKSIWRQAQLEEE is encoded by the coding sequence ATGAAAGTAAGCGAAGTGATTAAGCGGCTAGAAGCTGATGGTTGGTATCTCAAAAGAACTAGAGGTAGTCATAGACAGTTCAAACATTCTGATAAACCTGGTACTGTAACAGTGTCCGGTAAACTAAGTGTTGATGTACCTATTGGTACTTTGAAAAGTATCTGGAGACAGGCTCAATTAGAGGAAGAATAA
- a CDS encoding thylakoid membrane photosystem I accumulation factor translates to MNGIKSLFLQKIANWQQLVYKALVLLVCLFIINIQPASAGIKDDNFDGNIFVVYAGNGSLVPPRQTLAQTLAEHKPAFLAFYVDDSKDCKEYAITISRVQEFYGKVAEILPINVDTIPAKKTYEPTEAGYYYSGAVPQVVVFDQSGKVLLNKQGQVPFEDIDDRFREVFDLLPRSESVQLKRRSFNEFSSELSK, encoded by the coding sequence ATGAATGGGATAAAGTCTCTGTTTTTACAAAAAATAGCCAATTGGCAACAATTGGTTTACAAAGCTTTGGTATTGCTTGTTTGCCTGTTCATTATCAATATCCAACCAGCATCTGCTGGTATTAAAGATGACAATTTTGATGGCAACATTTTCGTGGTTTATGCTGGTAATGGTTCACTGGTTCCACCGAGACAAACACTAGCACAGACTTTAGCAGAGCATAAACCAGCATTTTTGGCTTTTTATGTTGACGACAGCAAAGATTGTAAGGAATATGCCATTACAATTTCACGGGTGCAAGAATTCTATGGTAAAGTCGCAGAAATTCTTCCCATCAATGTAGATACCATCCCTGCTAAAAAAACCTATGAACCTACGGAAGCAGGATATTACTACTCTGGCGCTGTTCCTCAAGTTGTAGTCTTTGATCAATCAGGTAAAGTACTTTTAAATAAGCAGGGTCAAGTTCCCTTTGAGGACATCGACGATCGCTTTCGTGAGGTGTTTGATTTACTACCTCGTTCTGAATCAGTACAGCTAAAACGGCGTTCCTTTAATGAGTTCAGTAGTGAGTTAAGTAAATAA
- a CDS encoding Mur ligase family protein: MANKIQLIDRLKLGLAVSVAKGVTFMVRSLRLGAASVLPGSIARRIEPKLLQLLSQQVKKGAILIAGTNGKTTTSLLLREILERQGYRVAHNSTGANLENGLMTALMDNTNILGSLDVDYAILEVDENILPRVLAPIQPKLILCLNLFRDQLDRYGEVDTISKRWGKAIATLSPDTIVVANADDPTICYLGQQLTQQRVAFFGLSEPEHYLEAIPHAVDSIYCPRCGKALDYKGVYLSHMGEYSCSNCGFSRSQPSLNSSEWPQILVGLYNKYNTLAAATAAQELGVDGVTIRETIPNFQAAFGRAEELEINGKKVRILLSKNPVGTNETIRVVTESADKTTLLVLNDRVQDGEDVSWIWDVDTEKLVQRGGTLVVSGDRAYDMALRLRYSDPNPAQNFKLIVEEDLRQAINTALERTPNNETLHILPTYTAMLNVREVLTGRKIL; this comes from the coding sequence GTGGCGAACAAAATACAACTTATAGATAGGCTCAAATTGGGTTTGGCGGTGTCAGTCGCAAAGGGTGTGACATTTATGGTGCGATCGCTCCGCTTGGGTGCTGCTAGTGTATTACCAGGCTCAATTGCTCGGCGGATTGAACCGAAGCTGTTGCAGTTATTAAGTCAGCAGGTGAAAAAAGGTGCGATTCTGATTGCTGGTACTAATGGTAAAACTACCACATCGCTGCTGTTACGGGAAATTTTAGAACGCCAAGGCTACCGTGTTGCTCATAACTCCACAGGCGCAAATTTGGAAAACGGTTTGATGACTGCGCTGATGGATAACACTAACATCCTAGGTAGCTTGGATGTTGACTATGCGATTTTAGAAGTTGATGAAAATATTTTACCTAGGGTTTTAGCGCCGATTCAGCCAAAGCTAATTCTGTGTTTAAACTTATTCCGCGACCAACTCGACAGGTACGGGGAAGTGGATACTATTAGTAAACGCTGGGGAAAGGCGATCGCAACTTTATCACCTGACACTATCGTAGTGGCAAATGCCGACGACCCGACAATTTGCTATCTCGGTCAACAATTAACTCAGCAGCGAGTTGCGTTTTTTGGATTGAGTGAACCGGAACATTATTTAGAAGCAATTCCCCATGCTGTAGATTCGATTTATTGTCCCAGATGCGGCAAGGCCTTAGACTACAAAGGCGTTTACTTGTCCCACATGGGGGAATATAGCTGTTCTAATTGCGGCTTTAGTAGAAGTCAACCCAGCCTCAATAGTAGCGAATGGCCACAAATTTTGGTGGGTTTATATAACAAATATAATACCTTAGCTGCTGCCACTGCTGCCCAAGAATTAGGAGTTGATGGAGTCACTATCCGCGAAACAATTCCCAATTTCCAAGCAGCCTTTGGACGTGCGGAAGAGTTAGAAATTAACGGGAAAAAGGTAAGAATTTTATTATCAAAAAATCCTGTGGGGACGAATGAAACTATTCGCGTAGTTACAGAAAGTGCTGATAAAACTACTTTGCTAGTATTAAACGACCGAGTGCAAGATGGCGAAGATGTGTCTTGGATTTGGGATGTAGATACAGAGAAACTAGTTCAGCGTGGGGGGACTTTAGTAGTAAGTGGCGATCGCGCTTATGATATGGCTTTACGTCTGCGCTACAGTGACCCCAATCCTGCCCAAAATTTTAAATTGATTGTGGAAGAAGATTTACGTCAGGCTATTAACACCGCCTTAGAGCGTACACCCAACAACGAAACCCTGCATATTTTACCTACATATACAGCAATGTTGAACGTGCGCGAAGTATTAACCGGACGCAAAATTTTATAA
- a CDS encoding type 1 glutamine amidotransferase has protein sequence MQITIGWLYPTLMSTYGDRGNVITIERRAQWRGFGVKVVPLDQNATAEDIKSVDLIVGGGAQDRQQEIVMRDLQGAKADAMREKIENGTPGVFTCGSPQLLGHYYEPGLGQRIEGLGILDLVSVHPGENTKRCIGNLVIEVTASRLAQDLKAMTGSTPYLVGFENHGGRTKLGKVEALGKVVYGLGNNGEDGTEGAFYQNAIATYSHGPLLPKNPFVADWLIQTALRLKYQQPITLEPLDDTLAMQAREAIFKRLKVSLPTPAAAKV, from the coding sequence ATGCAAATTACAATCGGTTGGTTATATCCGACGCTAATGAGTACCTATGGCGATCGCGGTAATGTAATTACTATAGAACGTCGCGCTCAATGGCGGGGATTTGGCGTTAAGGTTGTACCTTTGGATCAAAATGCGACAGCAGAGGATATTAAATCTGTTGATTTAATTGTCGGTGGTGGCGCACAAGACCGCCAGCAAGAAATTGTTATGCGCGATTTGCAAGGTGCAAAAGCTGATGCAATGCGTGAAAAAATTGAAAATGGTACACCAGGAGTATTTACTTGTGGTTCGCCGCAGTTGTTAGGACATTATTACGAACCTGGACTAGGACAGCGCATTGAAGGTTTAGGAATATTAGATTTAGTCTCTGTCCATCCTGGTGAAAATACTAAACGCTGCATTGGTAATTTGGTGATTGAAGTTACAGCTTCTCGCCTAGCGCAGGATTTAAAAGCGATGACAGGTAGCACACCTTATTTAGTTGGCTTTGAAAATCATGGTGGACGTACCAAGCTAGGGAAAGTGGAAGCCTTGGGAAAAGTAGTTTACGGCTTAGGCAATAACGGTGAAGATGGGACGGAGGGAGCATTTTATCAGAATGCGATCGCAACCTATTCTCACGGCCCCTTGTTACCCAAAAATCCCTTTGTTGCAGACTGGTTAATTCAAACAGCATTGCGGCTGAAGTACCAACAGCCAATTACCTTAGAACCTTTAGATGATACCTTGGCTATGCAAGCACGGGAAGCAATTTTTAAGCGGTTGAAAGTAAGTTTACCAACACCTGCTGCGGCTAAGGTTTAA
- a CDS encoding leucine-rich repeat domain-containing protein — translation MVNTPQSVREKIQEAKQKKLTELDLSNDLWTEEKDKLTEIPSEVFELEWLEVLKLRYNQITTIPEAITRLQNLTQMDLSGNQIKTIPEVITRLQNLTSLDLSNNQITTIPEVITRLQNLTSLSLSNNQITTIPEVITCLQNLTSLYLSGNQITTISEVITRLQNLTSLFLGFNQITTIPEVITRLQKLTWLYLSGNQITTIPEVVTRLENLTALFLSDNQITTIPEVITRLQNLTHLDLNRNQITTIPEVITRLQNLTGLYLNRNQITTIPEFITRLEHLTYLDLSGNPIEKPPPEVVEKGIEAIRNYFRQLQAEGTDYIFRNGMFYLFIFVVVFSLIAFFGGSLPFHYLALAILGTAIFIILIGVLQLRQDDRLSEKSFVELIKMVLKQFPLIGNLIDMFQRGK, via the coding sequence ATGGTAAATACACCTCAAAGTGTCCGAGAAAAAATTCAAGAAGCGAAACAGAAAAAGCTGACAGAATTAGATTTAAGCAATGATTTGTGGACTGAGGAAAAGGATAAATTAACAGAGATTCCATCTGAGGTTTTTGAACTCGAATGGCTAGAGGTTTTGAAGTTAAGGTACAACCAAATCACGACAATACCAGAAGCCATCACCCGCCTGCAAAACTTAACCCAGATGGATTTAAGCGGCAACCAAATCAAGACAATACCGGAAGTCATCACCCGCCTGCAAAACTTAACTTCGCTGGATTTAAGCAACAACCAAATCACGACAATACCTGAAGTCATTACCCGCTTGCAAAACTTAACTTCGCTGTCTTTAAGCAACAACCAAATCACGACAATACCTGAAGTCATCACCTGTTTGCAAAACTTAACTTCGCTGTATTTAAGTGGCAACCAAATCACGACGATATCGGAAGTCATTACCCGCTTGCAAAACTTAACTTCGCTGTTTTTAGGCTTTAACCAAATCACGACGATACCGGAAGTCATCACCCGCCTGCAAAAATTAACTTGGCTGTATTTAAGTGGCAACCAAATCACGACAATACCTGAAGTCGTCACCCGCCTGGAAAACTTAACTGCGCTGTTTTTAAGCGACAACCAAATCACGACAATACCGGAAGTCATCACCCGCCTGCAAAACTTAACTCATCTGGATTTAAACCGCAACCAAATCACGACAATACCGGAAGTCATCACCCGCTTGCAAAATTTAACCGGGCTGTATTTAAACCGCAACCAAATCACGACGATACCGGAATTCATCACCCGCCTGGAACACTTAACTTACCTGGATTTAAGCGGCAACCCCATTGAAAAGCCACCCCCAGAAGTGGTTGAAAAAGGTATTGAAGCGATTAGGAATTATTTTCGTCAACTCCAAGCAGAAGGAACAGATTATATATTTAGAAACGGAATGTTCTATTTATTTATATTCGTAGTTGTATTTTCTCTAATCGCATTTTTCGGTGGTTCGCTACCTTTTCATTATCTAGCTTTGGCTATTCTGGGTACAGCAATATTTATTATTCTCATTGGTGTTTTACAACTGCGTCAAGATGACCGTTTATCAGAAAAATCTTTTGTGGAATTGATAAAAATGGTGCTGAAGCAGTTTCCGTTAATTGGCAATTTAATAGATATGTTTCAGCGTGGTAAATAG
- a CDS encoding amylo-alpha-1,6-glucosidase: MTSDILMTPEKIFLDGKTYIPAEQLPIPEWPCVVSERPQPTLTVKDDDLFFITDTIGNISGCSLNDGNPSMGLFCCDTRFLSRLELQIEGRSPVLLSSTADKGFALSVLCTNPRIDERLKADTVGIRRELVLNGALFEEIEVSNYSTTTVSFELSISFDADFVDLFEVRGYGREKRGRLLRLVEPMPEDGTSADGGSPLPTQPTMMRDESLTLAYQGLDGLVMESRINFQHRQPDYFKGYTAVWQLELASHETQKLGYRVNMLRNNQPSSTVSAAVTLGQAKAAELMEEQHWVQQITRISSDKSTFNRVIERAEQDMYLLRQSFGKNKTVSAGVPWFSALFGRDSIITASQTLMLNPRIAKETLTLLATYQGKVDDEWREEEPGKILHELRLGEMARCQEIPHTPYYGTVDATPLWLMLYAEYYAWTHDQETLEQLWPNALAAMDWIDRNTKETSYLSYYRKSKRGLANQGWKDSGDCIVDHKGELANGPIALCEVQAYVYAAKMRLSEIARMKKRLDLADRWLEEAKNLKLRFNRDFWIEDQDFCALALDGDGKQVDSITSNPGHCLHLGIFTPEKAYSVAERLRAPDMFNGWGIRTLSSLSPAYNPMGYHIGSVWPHDNAIIAMGLRSLGLIDQALELFQGLFDMTTQQPYQRPPELFCGYERNGDNAPVQYPVACTPQAWATGSIFQLLQMIVNLVPDAQNNCLRIIDPALPESINRLSLHNLHVGPTVLDLEFERTGSTTACRVAKKRGNLRVVIEA; this comes from the coding sequence ATGACATCGGATATACTGATGACACCGGAAAAAATTTTCTTAGACGGAAAGACTTATATTCCCGCAGAACAATTACCTATCCCGGAGTGGCCTTGTGTTGTAAGTGAAAGACCACAACCAACGCTGACGGTCAAAGATGATGATTTATTTTTTATCACAGATACGATTGGGAACATTTCTGGATGTTCCTTGAACGATGGCAATCCCAGCATGGGGCTGTTTTGCTGTGATACGCGTTTTTTGAGCCGCCTAGAGTTGCAGATTGAAGGGCGATCGCCTGTTTTACTCAGCAGTACTGCGGATAAAGGATTTGCACTCTCGGTTCTTTGTACTAATCCCAGAATCGATGAACGCCTCAAAGCTGATACTGTAGGGATACGTCGCGAACTGGTGCTGAATGGCGCACTATTTGAAGAAATTGAAGTATCCAACTACAGCACAACTACCGTTAGTTTTGAACTGAGTATCAGCTTTGATGCCGATTTTGTGGATTTATTTGAAGTGCGTGGCTATGGCAGAGAAAAGCGCGGTAGGCTGTTACGCTTAGTAGAGCCAATGCCAGAAGACGGAACATCGGCTGATGGTGGTTCACCCCTACCAACTCAACCTACGATGATGCGGGATGAATCCTTAACCCTTGCCTATCAAGGTTTGGATGGTTTGGTGATGGAATCGCGGATTAATTTCCAGCATCGCCAACCAGACTATTTTAAGGGTTACACTGCGGTGTGGCAGCTAGAGTTGGCTTCTCACGAAACCCAAAAATTGGGTTATCGGGTGAATATGTTGCGAAACAATCAGCCGAGTTCAACTGTCAGTGCGGCGGTGACTTTAGGACAAGCCAAAGCTGCTGAATTAATGGAAGAACAGCATTGGGTGCAACAAATTACCCGCATCAGTTCCGATAAAAGCACTTTTAACCGAGTGATTGAACGGGCGGAACAGGATATGTATTTGTTGCGCCAGTCTTTTGGCAAGAATAAGACTGTTTCGGCTGGTGTCCCTTGGTTTTCGGCATTGTTTGGGCGAGATTCCATCATTACAGCTTCCCAAACTTTGATGTTAAATCCCCGTATCGCCAAAGAAACCTTGACGCTATTAGCGACATACCAAGGCAAAGTTGACGATGAGTGGCGCGAAGAAGAACCAGGAAAGATTTTACACGAGTTGCGCTTAGGGGAAATGGCCAGGTGTCAAGAAATCCCTCATACACCTTACTACGGTACAGTTGATGCTACGCCCCTATGGCTGATGCTTTATGCTGAATATTATGCCTGGACGCACGATCAAGAAACATTAGAGCAGCTTTGGCCCAATGCTTTAGCCGCAATGGACTGGATTGACCGCAACACTAAAGAAACTAGCTACTTGAGCTACTATCGTAAATCCAAACGCGGTCTGGCTAACCAAGGCTGGAAAGATTCCGGCGACTGTATTGTAGACCATAAGGGAGAGTTAGCTAACGGCCCGATCGCCCTTTGCGAGGTGCAAGCTTACGTCTATGCAGCTAAAATGCGCCTTTCTGAAATTGCGCGGATGAAAAAGCGCCTAGACTTAGCAGACCGTTGGCTAGAAGAAGCGAAAAATCTGAAATTGCGGTTTAACCGAGATTTCTGGATAGAAGACCAAGATTTCTGCGCCTTGGCTTTGGATGGTGACGGGAAGCAGGTAGATAGTATTACTTCAAATCCTGGCCATTGTCTGCATTTAGGCATCTTTACACCCGAAAAAGCCTACAGCGTCGCGGAAAGGTTACGCGCCCCAGATATGTTTAATGGTTGGGGGATTCGCACACTCAGCAGTTTATCGCCAGCTTATAACCCAATGGGCTATCACATCGGTTCAGTGTGGCCTCATGATAACGCCATCATTGCTATGGGATTGCGATCGCTGGGTTTAATCGATCAAGCTTTAGAACTCTTCCAAGGTTTGTTTGATATGACTACCCAGCAACCATATCAACGTCCCCCAGAACTGTTCTGTGGTTACGAACGCAACGGTGATAATGCACCTGTACAGTATCCTGTTGCTTGTACTCCCCAAGCTTGGGCGACTGGTAGTATCTTCCAACTACTGCAAATGATCGTCAACCTCGTCCCTGACGCGCAAAATAATTGCTTGCGAATTATCGATCCGGCTTTACCAGAGTCAATTAATCGCCTTTCCCTGCATAATTTGCACGTCGGCCCTACCGTCCTCGATTTAGAATTTGAGCGTACTGGTAGCACTACCGCTTGTCGTGTAGCTAAAAAACGCGGCAATTTACGGGTGGTGATTGAGGCATAG
- a CDS encoding ABC transporter ATP-binding protein yields MSEALFRVENLRVAYPQSSEEELNWAVDDVSFTLQPGERMGLVGESGCGKSTLGRAVMRLLPSSSRIEGNVNFLGKKVFDLTPQEMRKFRGEAVALIFQDPMTRLDPLMTIGNHCIETLQAHSPELSKKQAKEKAIATLEKVKIPASRWNQYPHEFSGGMRQRVAIALALLLNPKLIVADEPTTSLDVTVSAQILQELTRLCAEENMGLLLISHDLAMVAEYCDRIGVMYQGKMVEMGSTESVFRQPQHEYTRSLLQAALHIQAVDDIANEDWGLGSEEIPAQNPILKITELKQHYTIEPNFIERIFKGQNQTIKAVDGINLELYPGEILGLVGESGCGKSTLSRTILQLIRPTAGKVEFLGQELTTLSRQEIRSSRRQMQMVFQDPHACLNPAMTVGQSIGDPLLIHNLADATKAKEQVLSMLEKVGLTPAEVYYQRYPSDLSGGQQQRVAIARALITRPKLLICDEPVSMLDASVQSQVLDLMLQLKEEFELTYLFITHDLWLARFLCDRIAVMNGGQIVELGPTKRIFANPQHPYTKTLLAAAPLLARA; encoded by the coding sequence ATGAGTGAAGCCTTATTTCGTGTCGAAAATCTGCGAGTTGCCTATCCTCAGTCTAGCGAAGAAGAACTCAATTGGGCGGTTGATGATGTATCTTTTACGCTGCAACCTGGCGAAAGAATGGGGCTAGTGGGAGAGTCAGGTTGTGGTAAATCAACGCTAGGTCGGGCTGTCATGCGTTTGTTGCCTTCATCTAGCCGGATTGAAGGAAACGTAAATTTTCTAGGTAAAAAAGTATTTGATTTAACACCCCAAGAAATGCGGAAGTTTCGTGGGGAAGCGGTGGCGCTGATTTTCCAAGATCCGATGACGCGGCTAGATCCGTTGATGACGATAGGTAATCATTGTATAGAGACACTCCAAGCGCATTCACCAGAGTTATCAAAAAAACAAGCCAAAGAAAAAGCGATCGCAACTTTGGAAAAGGTAAAAATTCCCGCGAGTCGGTGGAATCAGTATCCCCATGAGTTTAGCGGTGGGATGCGTCAACGGGTAGCGATCGCATTGGCGTTACTTCTCAACCCAAAGTTAATTGTGGCTGATGAACCGACTACTAGCTTAGATGTCACCGTCTCCGCCCAAATTCTGCAGGAATTAACGCGCCTGTGTGCGGAAGAAAATATGGGGCTATTGTTAATTTCTCACGATTTAGCAATGGTTGCCGAGTACTGCGATCGCATTGGGGTAATGTACCAAGGCAAAATGGTCGAGATGGGTTCTACAGAGTCAGTATTTCGCCAGCCTCAACATGAATATACGCGATCGCTTTTACAAGCAGCTTTGCATATTCAAGCTGTTGATGATATCGCTAATGAAGATTGGGGATTAGGAAGCGAAGAAATTCCCGCGCAAAACCCCATCTTGAAGATTACGGAACTCAAGCAGCATTACACCATCGAACCGAACTTTATTGAACGCATATTTAAAGGACAAAACCAAACCATTAAAGCTGTCGATGGGATTAATTTAGAACTATACCCTGGAGAAATTTTAGGCTTAGTCGGAGAATCCGGTTGCGGGAAAAGCACCCTATCACGGACAATTTTGCAGCTTATTCGTCCTACTGCTGGTAAAGTCGAATTTTTAGGACAAGAATTAACCACCTTATCACGCCAAGAAATTCGTTCCTCACGACGACAAATGCAGATGGTGTTTCAAGATCCTCATGCTTGTCTCAATCCAGCGATGACAGTGGGACAAAGTATTGGCGATCCGTTATTAATTCACAACTTGGCTGATGCGACGAAAGCCAAAGAACAAGTATTGTCGATGCTGGAAAAAGTCGGGTTAACACCAGCAGAAGTATATTATCAGCGTTACCCCTCAGATTTATCTGGTGGACAACAGCAACGAGTTGCGATCGCCCGTGCTTTAATTACTCGTCCTAAACTCTTAATCTGCGATGAACCCGTGAGTATGTTAGATGCTAGCGTGCAATCGCAAGTATTAGATTTGATGTTGCAATTAAAAGAAGAGTTTGAGTTAACATACTTGTTTATTACCCATGACTTGTGGTTAGCGAGATTTTTATGCGATCGCATTGCAGTCATGAATGGCGGACAAATTGTCGAACTCGGCCCCACAAAACGAATTTTTGCTAATCCTCAACATCCTTATACTAAAACCCTACTAGCTGCTGCACCTTTATTAGCACGCGCTTAG
- a CDS encoding serine/threonine-protein kinase, protein MQVYCTKQHVNNGSNRFCTHCGEPLPLPVGQLVDKRYKIIRQLGQGGFGRTYLAEDKNQGDQQCVLKEFAPQVEEPQDLQKAKELFEREANVLTKLQHPQIPRFHASLQEKLGGRDFFFLVQDYIDGDNYYQLLEQRQSQGKTFSEEEVLLLLEKILPVLSYLHSKDVVHRDISPDNLIWRRSDNLPVLIDFGGVKQLPASQGFWFTQLAANNTLLGKKGYAPEEQLRQGKVFFSSDLYSLAVTALVLLTGKEPQGLYDSYQGMWRWGKEIKVSPKSEAVFKKMLAYQPNARYQNANQVLKELPTKMSTKPPNSYITKIKTMIVAPGGKQGKQTNKIVTKIKSQTQLISNKIPAPVWLRPFIVSLGGTAAVGLIVAGTFAVVNGVIRAVSSISVPSLPSISLPIGQPVSDKGKSRISDILSRRQQLEIPEAFFIRMVDNLFYTKHPELQGRSLTSSAEDGRFRDEWSGIADNLLQKLEQANLNSAARRKLGSYSQKDFDTWRRQASNGEFGNYTLNQLTKDTYAKFDRLFPGQQRGKLNQQTYGQIWYAIAADQVSKVKSGN, encoded by the coding sequence ATGCAGGTATATTGCACTAAACAACACGTAAATAATGGCAGTAACCGTTTTTGTACTCATTGCGGTGAACCATTGCCATTGCCTGTAGGGCAGCTGGTAGATAAACGCTATAAAATTATACGTCAACTCGGTCAAGGTGGCTTTGGGCGTACTTATTTGGCAGAGGATAAAAATCAAGGGGATCAACAATGCGTACTGAAGGAATTTGCACCTCAGGTAGAAGAACCGCAGGATTTACAAAAAGCGAAGGAGTTGTTTGAAAGAGAAGCAAATGTGCTGACGAAACTCCAGCACCCACAAATTCCTCGGTTTCACGCTTCGTTACAGGAGAAGTTAGGCGGTAGGGATTTTTTCTTTTTAGTTCAAGATTATATAGATGGTGATAATTATTATCAGCTATTAGAACAACGCCAAAGCCAAGGCAAAACTTTTAGCGAAGAAGAAGTACTTTTGTTATTAGAAAAAATCTTACCTGTATTATCTTATCTCCACTCAAAAGATGTAGTTCACCGTGATATTTCTCCCGATAATTTAATCTGGCGGCGTTCTGATAATTTACCAGTATTAATTGATTTTGGTGGCGTGAAACAATTACCCGCGTCTCAAGGATTTTGGTTTACACAGTTGGCGGCAAATAACACTTTATTAGGTAAAAAAGGCTATGCTCCAGAGGAGCAATTACGACAAGGTAAAGTATTTTTTAGTAGTGATTTGTACTCCTTAGCGGTGACAGCTTTGGTGCTACTAACAGGCAAGGAACCGCAAGGGCTTTATGATAGTTATCAAGGAATGTGGCGTTGGGGCAAAGAAATCAAAGTTAGCCCCAAATCGGAAGCAGTATTCAAAAAGATGTTAGCTTATCAACCGAATGCTCGCTACCAAAATGCCAATCAAGTCTTGAAAGAGTTACCTACAAAAATGTCTACCAAACCACCAAACTCTTACATTACCAAAATTAAGACAATGATTGTCGCTCCGGGAGGTAAACAAGGTAAACAGACTAATAAAATTGTTACTAAAATCAAGAGCCAAACGCAGTTAATTAGTAATAAAATACCTGCTCCAGTTTGGTTACGTCCTTTTATTGTCAGCTTGGGAGGAACGGCTGCAGTAGGGTTAATTGTTGCTGGTACTTTCGCAGTAGTAAATGGTGTAATTCGGGCGGTATCTTCAATTTCTGTACCATCACTTCCCTCGATTTCCTTACCCATTGGTCAGCCAGTTAGCGACAAAGGAAAAAGCCGCATCAGCGATATTTTAAGTCGCCGTCAACAACTGGAAATTCCCGAAGCCTTTTTCATCCGGATGGTAGATAACTTGTTTTATACAAAACATCCAGAATTACAAGGGCGTAGCCTTACCTCTAGTGCGGAAGATGGGCGATTCCGAGATGAATGGAGTGGGATTGCAGACAACCTGTTGCAAAAATTGGAACAAGCTAATCTCAATTCAGCCGCTCGTCGTAAACTAGGAAGCTACAGTCAAAAAGATTTCGACACCTGGAGGCGACAAGCAAGCAACGGCGAATTTGGTAATTACACACTCAATCAACTAACAAAAGATACCTATGCTAAATTTGATCGGTTGTTTCCCGGTCAACAGCGTGGGAAACTCAATCAACAAACCTATGGTCAAATTTGGTATGCGATCGCAGCCGATCAAGTAAGTAAAGTAAAATCTGGCAATTAG